The segment AACCTCAAATACCTCAGCGATGAAGATCAGGCTGAAATAGCAACATTGCTGTGGCACATGGATGAAGACGCAAGAAATTCATTCCGGAATCTCAAGCCACGTTTCTGGACACAAGGGAGCTTCCAGTACGATACCCTTAATAATCCCTATGCCACACCGCCCCAGGAGATGGACATAGACGATGGTACCTACCTTCCTATGGAAGTTTTTAAAGGCAAACCTGTCATTGGTCACAGGCTTTTAATACTGCTTGTAGACTCTTCATTGAAGTCCTTGGAGAAAGAAAATGCAGGCTGGCAGTTTGATTCTTCAAAGGCCACCTGCGCGCGCTTGAAAATTCCTGCTAAGCATACTCATATTGACGTTCCCATGTATGCGATACCGAAGGATCAATTTTTACACAAAGAGGAATCTATAGCGGTAGCAAAATCGCGTGGGTCCGGTATGGAAGCTATGGATTCAATTAGCGGGTCCATCATGCTCAATCGTGAGGATTACAGGCTTGATGAAGATTGCGTGAACCTTGCTTTGCGCGAAGGTGAAAAGAAATGGATAAAGAGTGATCCAAAAGTTATAGAAGACTGGTTTATTGAAAGTTGCGAACGGATAGGCCCTGATTTGCGCAAAGTCTGCCGTTTTATGAAGTCCTGGCGCGATGCGCAATGGCAGGAAGGTGGCGGTCCTTCTTCGATTTCACTTATGGCAGCAACCGTTAGCATTTTCGACAGAGTGCCGCTCCAGAAAGGAGATCTTGGAGCGGCTATGATGTCGCTTGCCGAGAATCTTCCAGGGGAGTTTTCCAATGGAGTAGAAAGCCCAGATGACACTGATGAAAAACCTTTATTTCCAGGCCATCGAGAGCATGGTGATAATGAGCGAGAGGTTATTAAACGACTCAGCGAACTGCAGGGGATTTTAGTAGAAGCTCAGAACTCTTCGACCAAGGTAATTGCTCTGGATTCAATCAATAGGGCATTCGGACAGCGCGTAATTAAGAGCGAACTGATCGTTAGAGAAGTATCTGCTCCAGCGTTTGCATCTGAACCTTCTCGTGGAAATGAAGCCGCTAGCATCAGTTCAACCATGGCAAGTGGTTAATACTACGTGTCTAGTGAACTGCATCAGATATTGCTGGGTTGCGGGTATCAGTACACCAAGGCTCAGCATATTTCTGAAATCACACCTCTGCGCGCCCTCAACTCCTCCAAAGGTTTTTACGTTAAAAATTATGGAACTGCAGGCGGTCAGTTCAGTATTGCACTAAGCTTACCTGCCGATCCGCATATCACTTTACCTACCGCACACATC is part of the Halomonas sp. GT genome and harbors:
- a CDS encoding CBASS cGAMP synthase, encoding MTWNFHRYYNDPSDGLIGKLKLSDSRVTELKQLRAKIRDRTKKVFEEAKELVQTSSLTSSLESFKARLSDTNLKYLSDEDQAEIATLLWHMDEDARNSFRNLKPRFWTQGSFQYDTLNNPYATPPQEMDIDDGTYLPMEVFKGKPVIGHRLLILLVDSSLKSLEKENAGWQFDSSKATCARLKIPAKHTHIDVPMYAIPKDQFLHKEESIAVAKSRGSGMEAMDSISGSIMLNREDYRLDEDCVNLALREGEKKWIKSDPKVIEDWFIESCERIGPDLRKVCRFMKSWRDAQWQEGGGPSSISLMAATVSIFDRVPLQKGDLGAAMMSLAENLPGEFSNGVESPDDTDEKPLFPGHREHGDNEREVIKRLSELQGILVEAQNSSTKVIALDSINRAFGQRVIKSELIVREVSAPAFASEPSRGNEAASISSTMASG